One Sphingopyxis macrogoltabida genomic region harbors:
- the gluP gene encoding glucose/galactose MFS transporter, translating into MDDAVRLLHVGCLLFIPASQNAVYELFLFALFVLASGVVIVQVVANPLISLLGKPETAHSRLTFAQAFNSLGTTIFPIAGSALILGSLATVTADQLSGAELDAYRIAESQAIVHGYLGIAVALLVVAGAVWLFRNRLQGERHEASAGLAGFDLLKRPRFGFGALCIFLYVGAEVSIGSLIVSYLMQGHVMALPEQAAGKLIGLYWGGAMIGRFIGSAAMRLVSPGKLLACVAAGAIGLILISISTTGAVSGYSLLAIGLMNAIMFPTIFSLASERLGSRAADGSGIINVAIFGGAVIPLATGALADVTGSLGLALLLPAACYAIIAAFGIYARRPAAV; encoded by the coding sequence GTGGATGACGCCGTTCGACTGCTTCACGTCGGCTGCCTGCTGTTCATTCCGGCATCGCAGAACGCGGTCTACGAACTGTTCCTCTTCGCGCTGTTCGTGCTGGCGAGCGGGGTGGTGATCGTCCAGGTCGTCGCCAATCCGCTGATCTCGCTGCTCGGCAAGCCCGAGACCGCACACAGCCGGCTGACCTTTGCGCAGGCGTTCAATTCGCTGGGCACGACGATCTTTCCGATCGCCGGGTCGGCGCTGATCCTCGGCAGTCTTGCGACGGTCACCGCCGACCAGCTTTCGGGCGCCGAACTCGACGCCTATCGCATCGCCGAGAGCCAGGCGATCGTCCATGGCTATCTGGGCATCGCGGTCGCGCTGCTGGTGGTCGCGGGCGCGGTGTGGCTGTTCCGTAACCGGCTGCAGGGCGAACGGCACGAGGCGAGCGCCGGGCTGGCGGGCTTCGACCTGCTGAAGCGCCCGCGCTTCGGCTTCGGCGCGCTCTGCATCTTCCTTTATGTCGGCGCCGAAGTGTCGATCGGGTCGCTGATCGTCAGCTATCTGATGCAGGGGCATGTCATGGCGCTGCCCGAACAGGCGGCGGGCAAGCTGATCGGGCTGTACTGGGGTGGCGCGATGATCGGCCGCTTCATCGGCTCGGCGGCGATGCGTCTGGTGAGCCCGGGCAAGCTGCTCGCCTGTGTCGCGGCGGGTGCGATCGGGCTGATCCTGATCTCGATCAGCACGACCGGCGCCGTCTCGGGCTACAGCCTGCTCGCGATCGGCCTGATGAACGCCATCATGTTCCCGACGATCTTCAGCCTCGCGTCCGAGCGGCTCGGCAGCCGGGCGGCCGACGGTTCGGGAATCATCAATGTCGCCATCTTCGGCGGCGCGGTCATCCCGCTCGCAACCGGCGCGCTCGCCGATGTGACCGGGAGTCTCGGGCTGGCGCTGCTGTTGCCAGCCGCTTGCTACGCGATCATCGCGGCGTTCGGCATCTATGCGCGGCGGCCGGCGGCCGTGTGA